Below is a window of Jonesiaceae bacterium BS-20 DNA.
CTCCTTTGTGGGTGCCAGTTGACCTGCGCGATGGCAATCAAGCGCTTTCGGAGCCAATGGACCCAGCACGCAAACAACGCTTCTTTGAGCTCATGGTGGCCATGGGATATAAGGAAATTGAAGTTGGCTACCCCTCTGCTTCACAAACTGACTACGATTTTGTACGTCTCATCGCCGAAACCTCGATCGCTCCCAAAGACGTAACGATCGTCGTATTTACTCCCGCACGACGTGACCTAATCCAACGCACCGTTGCTTCCATTCGAGGCATCACAAATGAAGTTGTGATCCACATGTACACCGCAACGGCACCCACCTGGCGGGACATTGTGCTCGGGTATAGCCAAAAAGAACTCAAGGAACTGATCTTACGCGGCGGCCGTGACGTACTGGAGTTCGCCGGGGACCTGCCCAATGTGCGGTTTGAGTTCAGTCCTGAGGTGTTCAATCTGACTGAACCCGACTACGTGCTTGATATCTGCGACTCCATGACAAGCCTGTGGCAGGCCAGCCCGCAGCGTCCGGTGATCTTGAATTTGCCGGCGACGGTGGAAGCCGCAACGCCCAATGTGTACGCAGATCAGATCGAGTACATGCACAAGAACCTTGCCCGCCGTGACAGCGTCATTTTGTCCGTACACCCTCACAACGATCGCGGTACTGGGATTGCCTGTGCCGAGCTGGCGGTTCTGGCCGGTGCAGAACGCGTTGAGGGGTGCATCTTTGGTAATGGTGAACGCACCGGGAACGTAGATATTGCAACGATGGCATTAAATCTCCTGACACAAGGCATCGACCCAATGATCAATTTCAGCGAGATCGATGAGATCCGCCGCACTGTCGAATATTGCAACCGGATTGAGGTACACCCCCGGCACCCCTACGTTGGAGACCTTGTCCACACGGCCTTCAGCGGCACGCATCAAGACGCCATCAAAAAGGGCTTCAACGAGCACCGCGCTCGAGCCGCTTCCCAAGGGATCTCCGAACGCGAGGCTACCTGGCAAGTCCCATATTTGCCAATTGATCCCGCTGATATTGGTCGCAGCTATGACGCCGTGATCCGAGTGAACTCACAGTCTGGAAAAGGCGGGATCGCGTATCTTCTTGAGAACACCTACGGGATTGAGTTGCCTCGACGATTGCAAATTGATCTTGCCCGGCAGGTCCAGCAACAAACCGACTACTCTGGCAACGAGATCCGCGCCGAAGAAATCTGGCACATCTTCCAGCACACCTACATGCAGTGCACAGCTGATGACACGGGGTTCACTCTCGAACGCTATGAAACCACGGAATTTGCCGGCCGGAGCGTGACCGAAATAACGCTTCACTCCAAAGGTAAGACATTTACTAGTTACCACGAAGGCAGCGGCCCAATTGAGGCATTAACCGTGGCTCTCCAAGCGCAACGGGTCCCCGTTGACGTTCTCCACCTCCACCAGACCAGTATCGGGCATGGCAACGCAAGCGATGCCCTCACGGTCATCGAATATCGTAACGGCCAAGAAACTCGGTGGTCGGCGGGTCAAGCCGGTTCCGTACTAGCGGCCAGCATGGCAGCCGTCATGAGTGCTGCAAACAGTGCCTCAACAGCGATAAGCACTTCAAGGCAGTAACGCACCCGGTTCGTTCAACGGCGCAAGCCTAAAAATTGAGAAAGTCGCGGAGTTGATTTAAGCTCCGCGACTTCCTCTTTGATCTGGCGACGCCTTACTCACGAGGTTGAATCTGGTCCCGTCAGCTTGGCCTAGCCGAGCATGCGTTACTCATCCCTTACGTTGGTTAGGAAACCACAACAATCAGGTCACCACCATCGAGGTTTTGCACGGTACCGATTGCCACGCGGGCAACGGTTCCGGTGACGGGACTGGTGATCGTGGCTTCCATCTTCATCGCCTCGATGGTTGCCACGGCTTGGCCTGCGGTGATCTTTTGTCCCTCTTGCACCATGACGGTAACCGAGCCGGCATACGGCGAGGCAATCTCGCCCGGTACTGATGGGTTGGCCTTTTCGATGGTCGCTGAGGTGTCCTCAACCGAGGTGTCTCTGATCTGGGTAGGGCGCAGTTGGCCATTGAGGGTAAACATGACCGAGCGCATACCGCGCACATCCGGCTCCCCCACCGCCTCGAGGCCAACGAGTAGGCGCACACCGCGCTCGAGTTCAATCTCTACCTCTTGACCACGTGCCAAGCCATACAGATAGCTTTCGGTATCAATAACAGAGACGTCACCGTAGTTCTCAAGTACCTGTTCAAAGTCCTTGGTGGGAGCGGGGAACAGCAGGTGATTGAGCCGGTTACGGCGCTCCTGCGAGGTCCCCTGCAGATCCTTGTGACCCTCAGGCGAGATAGGCGTGATCCCCCGGTATGCGGTGCGCCCGGCCAGCGTCTTGGTACGGAACGGCTCGGGCCAACCACCCGGAGGGTTACCGAGCTCTCCTCCCAGGAACGAGATGACCGATTCTGGGATGTCAAAGCTTTGCGGGTCCGCGGCAAACTCATCCGCGGTCGCACCAGCGGCCACGAGCTGCAGCGCAAGGTCGCCAACCACCTTCGATGACGGCGTCACCTTAATCAGACGACCCAAGATCCGGTCCGCGTCCGCGTAAGTGGACTCAATATCCTCAAACCGGCTGGCAAGACCCAACGCGGCCGCCTGCGCTCGCAGGTTGGTGAGTTGGCCACCTGGGATTTCATGGTTGTATACCCGCCCGGTAGGCCCGGTCAACCCGGACTCAAACGGCCGGTACATGGCCCGTACCGCTTCCCAGTACGGTTCCAGGTCGCACACGGCGCCTAAGTCCATGCCAGTGTCACGCTCGGTGTGTTCGAGCGCCGCTACGAGCGCAGACATGGGCGGCTGCGAGGTATTGCCTGCCATCGCCGAGTTAGCCACGTCAACCGCGTCCACACCGGCATCGATAGCCGCCAACAGGGTTGCCATCTGGCCACCCGTGGTGTCATGGGTGTGTAGATGCACCGGCAGATCAAACCGATCCCGCAGTGCCGTGACCAAGATCTTGGCCGCCTGAGGACGCAACAGACCCGCCATGTCCTTAATGGCCAAAATGTGCGCGCCTGCGCTGACAATCTCCTGAGCCAATCCAAGATAATACTCGAGCGTGTAGATGTCCTCGGCAGGGTCCAACAGGTTACCCGTGTAGCACAGCGCAACCTCAGCCACGGCGGTGCCCGTACTGCGCACCGCCTCGATAGCCGGGCGCATCTGCTCGACGTCATTTAAGGCATCGAAAATCCGGAAAATATCGATCCCAGTGTCGGTAGCTTCCTTGACAAAGGCCTCAGTCACCTCGGTTGGGTACGGGGTATAACCAACCGTGTTGCGTCCGCGCAGCAGCATCTGAAGCGCCACGTTAGGCAACGCCGCCCGCAGCTTCTCAAGCCTGCGCCACGGGTCCTCACCTAAGAACCGCAAGGCAACGTCATAGGTCGCGCCTCCCCAAGCCTCAACCGACAGCAGTTGCGGAGTGCTGCGCGCTACGTACGGCGCAACCTGGGTCAGATCACGGGTACGCACCCGCGTAGCCAATAGCGACTGGTGCGCGTCACGGAACGTCGTGTCCGTAATGGCAACGGCCTGCTGCGCTCGCAGATCTTTGGCGAACTGCTCGGGCCCCACCTCAAGTAAGCGCTGACGCGAGCCCGCAGGCGCAGGAACAGAAACATCGATCTTGGGCAGTTTGAACTGCGGATCAACCGCATTGCCGGACGACCCATTGGGCTGATTGACCGTGACGTTGCCCAAGAAATTTAGTAGCTTAGTGCCACGGTCTGCTGATGCTCGCGCCGAGAGCAACTCGGGGCGCTCATCAATAAAGTTTGTGGTGATCTGACCAGCCACAAATTGCTCATCCGCCAACACCGCTTGCAAGAACGGGATATTGGTGCGAATTCCGCGGATGCGAAACTCTGCCAAAGCCCGGCGCGCACGGCGCACGGCCGTTGGAAAGTCCCGGCCCCGGCAAGTCAGCTTGACCAGCATGGAGTCAAAGTGACCGGTGATCTCCGAGCCCGCCGTTGCGGTGGCACCATCGAGTCGAATACCGGCGCCGCCCGGGGAACGGTAAGCGGTGATGCGTCCGGTGTCCGGCCTAAACCCGTTAGCTGGGTCTTCCGTAGTAATCCGGGTCTGCAGGGCAAAGCCGTTGATGTGGATGTTCTCCTGGCGGATACCCAGCGACTCTAATGTGGCTCCCGCGGC
It encodes the following:
- a CDS encoding 2-isopropylmalate synthase, which produces MPFHRYADVHSRVEITLIERDWPTHRLLKAPLWVPVDLRDGNQALSEPMDPARKQRFFELMVAMGYKEIEVGYPSASQTDYDFVRLIAETSIAPKDVTIVVFTPARRDLIQRTVASIRGITNEVVIHMYTATAPTWRDIVLGYSQKELKELILRGGRDVLEFAGDLPNVRFEFSPEVFNLTEPDYVLDICDSMTSLWQASPQRPVILNLPATVEAATPNVYADQIEYMHKNLARRDSVILSVHPHNDRGTGIACAELAVLAGAERVEGCIFGNGERTGNVDIATMALNLLTQGIDPMINFSEIDEIRRTVEYCNRIEVHPRHPYVGDLVHTAFSGTHQDAIKKGFNEHRARAASQGISEREATWQVPYLPIDPADIGRSYDAVIRVNSQSGKGGIAYLLENTYGIELPRRLQIDLARQVQQQTDYSGNEIRAEEIWHIFQHTYMQCTADDTGFTLERYETTEFAGRSVTEITLHSKGKTFTSYHEGSGPIEALTVALQAQRVPVDVLHLHQTSIGHGNASDALTVIEYRNGQETRWSAGQAGSVLAASMAAVMSAANSASTAISTSRQ
- a CDS encoding pyruvate carboxylase; translated protein: MFEKVLVANRAEIAVRAFRAAVELGSRTVAVFPKEDRNSEHRLKADEAYLIGEEGQPVRAYLNIDEMIRVAKDAGADAIYPGYGFLAENPDLAQACHDNGIAFVGPPAQVLELAGDKVRAIRAAKAAGIPVLQSCDPSNDLDFLLTQAQKIGFPLFAKAVAGGGGRGMRRVETQADLKPALEAAMREAKGAFGDDTMFLEQAVLRPRHIEVQILADGHGNVVHLYERDCSLQRRHQKVVEIAPAPNLDPEVRAALCADAVKFAQAIGYQNAGTVEFLLDTAGEREGQHVFIEMNPRIQVEHTVTEEVTDVDLVAAQMSIAAGATLESLGIRQENIHINGFALQTRITTEDPANGFRPDTGRITAYRSPGGAGIRLDGATATAGSEITGHFDSMLVKLTCRGRDFPTAVRRARRALAEFRIRGIRTNIPFLQAVLADEQFVAGQITTNFIDERPELLSARASADRGTKLLNFLGNVTVNQPNGSSGNAVDPQFKLPKIDVSVPAPAGSRQRLLEVGPEQFAKDLRAQQAVAITDTTFRDAHQSLLATRVRTRDLTQVAPYVARSTPQLLSVEAWGGATYDVALRFLGEDPWRRLEKLRAALPNVALQMLLRGRNTVGYTPYPTEVTEAFVKEATDTGIDIFRIFDALNDVEQMRPAIEAVRSTGTAVAEVALCYTGNLLDPAEDIYTLEYYLGLAQEIVSAGAHILAIKDMAGLLRPQAAKILVTALRDRFDLPVHLHTHDTTGGQMATLLAAIDAGVDAVDVANSAMAGNTSQPPMSALVAALEHTERDTGMDLGAVCDLEPYWEAVRAMYRPFESGLTGPTGRVYNHEIPGGQLTNLRAQAAALGLASRFEDIESTYADADRILGRLIKVTPSSKVVGDLALQLVAAGATADEFAADPQSFDIPESVISFLGGELGNPPGGWPEPFRTKTLAGRTAYRGITPISPEGHKDLQGTSQERRNRLNHLLFPAPTKDFEQVLENYGDVSVIDTESYLYGLARGQEVEIELERGVRLLVGLEAVGEPDVRGMRSVMFTLNGQLRPTQIRDTSVEDTSATIEKANPSVPGEIASPYAGSVTVMVQEGQKITAGQAVATIEAMKMEATITSPVTGTVARVAIGTVQNLDGGDLIVVVS